Genomic segment of Oryzias melastigma strain HK-1 linkage group LG21, ASM292280v2, whole genome shotgun sequence:
cattcacacaaaaaaataaaataaaatgtgtaaacttgTCGTAAATAGAATACCACCACATTGTCAcccacagtttaaaaaaaatctggattttagtGTAGCAAATCACTCAGTCAGGGAGATTTAAGAAGTATAGAATAATACATGTGAGTCTCACCTTTAGCCATTCGATTCAGCACCATGTCAATGAGAATGTACGTGCCACTCCGACTGGTGCCATCACTGCAAAAACGACAGAAACGTAAAAAATATGCAGGATTCCTTTTTGTATATTTCATCTCACTGCAATAAATATATCTGAATTTTACCTGCAGTGAACGATGATCGGGCAGGATCTACCTTTGTAACATTTGTTCACCTTTCTGAAAAGCAGAAACAAGGGacagcaaaaagaagaagagcaaAGGACAGAAACAATCCTTTAATATGATACAGTTTTTAGATCTTTATTGCGAaggttataaaataaaaagttgtaacCAATCCTCTGCGTAGTTAAATTAAAGCCATTGAGGGACAAAATAGAGCAAGAATGGGAAACGTAAATGCTGAAATGTGATGGAGGACAGATCAAAGGAGCAGATACTTCTTTGAGAAAAGAGACACAGAAATGAGGTTGTGTACGACAGCTCTATGAGCTTAGAGGACAAAAGAGGAAGTCGAGATGAAAGCACAGATTCACTGTCCCTCTTGCAGCAGCCAGTCACACCTGCCAATGCTCATTTTTGTGACTATGCAACTGGAGCCAGAGTACTAGCTGCAAACCACAAAAATGACACTGGGAGATGTTAAAAGACAAACCTATCAACCTGCACACTGGGAGAGAGGGAAAGGGAGCCAAGATGATGAAAAGAGGAGGCATAAAACAAGGAGAATggatgagaaaataaataaataaatgggagAATTAGAGACAAAGAAATGGATGtgccaataaaaacaaaaaagttttagaatttGTGATATTaagaacataaaatacaatCCTCTGGCACAAATGCAAGTAGGGAcagtttttctgtgtgtgaatgtgcatcattgtgtgtttttgtttacctgCGGAAGTCAAGCAGTGGTCTTGTGGAGGTGGGGATGCCGTCACCTGGCCAGCTGAGCAGGTGAAACTGAGTCAAGGTCCTGGTCTCCTGAGTCTGGACATTCTTCAAGTAGAAGCTTCTCACCAGGAAGTCCTTACACCAGATGTGCTCTGATACCAGGTTCACCTGATAGACAAAAAGTCAGATGTCAAACCAGCAGACAGGAAAAGGAGtattaaaaacacttcttttgTTTAGAAGTCACAACAGCAGCCGTGAACCTCGTAGATGTGGTAGAGCGAGGAGCCCTCATCCGGCCAGTATCGTTCACTCTGCTTCTCTCCATCTTCAACCAAAGCGGTCATCATTACGATCACCGTGCAGCCGTTTTCCCACAccatctgtggaaaaaaaaaacattaaataagcCCCACAGATTAAAactattcaattttatttgtatattacAACATCATGAAACAGTTGTCTCAACGAGCTTTACACCGGTAAttgtgcaaaaatacaaaatcagtCATTAGAATTAATCTGATCAGAATCAGTCAACACACAACAATGTcaattgttttcatattttaatgataaaatagttatatattctatcatttttttcaaatattttaaatttgatgctttttaattaaattgaaatatatttactaaaaatgaagttttagacatttgactttttcattgttttaatttctaaaagaaaTTTAGTAAAACAtctttgatcaaaaataaaaatgatttttttaattgagctgTTATGAATAAAATAGGTCAGAACGGTACAAAGGTatagtttgtttaaaacatttcattttactttaaattttctttttaggaaaatgtagcaaaatattagataaaatattagagtaaaaaaaaatacaaaaaaatattttttttcaaagtttactGAAACTATAAACTGtacatttctcataaaaaattgTTAAGGTTAGAATagtaacaaatacataaataaatagaaaaactgaCCTGCCAGAAATCTGCAACCGTGTGGGTCAGAGGTCCCTGCGTAGCAATATAAGAAGGTTGACGAGGGTCATGATCAAACTGTAgatcacagaagaaaaaaaagatttttaaaacccGTAACCTGCAAGAACACATGAATAAAGATAATTTATGCTTTCCTCCATCATTTGTAAATTACCCTGATAAGGCTCAATGACATTTAATTGgacaaaaactttgaaaagcaAACAATTCCTTAATTGatacatgtattttttcattataagaTGTAATTAAagatataatattttttttacatcaaatgaCAACTGGACTGTCATAGATTCTTACAATGAAACTGGCATTGATGTAATCTTGCTTATTGGGGTTTACTTCAGTCTTCAGCTTCACTCGAGAGTGATCATCTGGAACAGAAAGCACATTTGgttcaacaaacaaaaataagtagTCTATAAATAACTTATAGAACTTGCTGAAATGAGGTTTAATGGAGCAACTgctgcttttattgtgtttgcaTTCATAGGATCATCAAAAATAACTGAAAGGATGAGAGAGCTGTGACAGGGTGGAACTAACATGGTAGGGCTTCGGCATGTCTGTTTTTCTCCATGTTGTTGGGGGTCTGAGCCACAGCTACTGAACAAGGCTCAGCCTGATAGGAACACAGAGCTTCCCACTCCTTCTGCAGCCGGTCCTTATTGCGCAGGTGGTCCTCCATGTACGCCTGCGGCGCACAAGAAAAGTCAGAGTTACTCAGCGCAGATTATATCGACACAAACTTACTTCGATTGCATCGACCCTCACCAGAATCATGTGACCAGTGGAGATGTCCATGTTGGACTGGGCTGGCTCCTCGCTCCAGGATGGGGTGGAGCTGTGGGTGGATGATGGACTGTGTTGAGGGCCATCGCTGAACTGGGAGGACACACTGCTGACGCGGGATGTGTCCGTACCCCTCCTCCCACCAGCACCGGTTCCTATGGCAGACCCTGCCATGCCTCCGCTCGCGCCTCCCATGCAGTCCTGACGGCACAGGGAGGATTTAGATGCCATGTGCTGTCTACATAGCTCCtaagtgaagaaaaaacatcatgGTAATACCAATCAGGTCCaaatagactttaaaaaatatgagaataTTCTTAAATTGGGCAAAACAATCATATTTGACTTCTGTTTTGGCTCtgatttgcaaagaaaaaaggcaaattgtTAAGGAAAAATCTTgaaatattatgttttaaataaaggttacatTTTAAACCTGTGTATCAAGTGccttgtaaatatttaaagagtTGTTTGCCACTTTACCTGGTAATCAAAGTGGGTTTCTGCTCCTCCCTCTGGACCCAAACCAAGCTTGCCATTGGCCACATGATGAGAATAGTGCTTGAAACAAGCCACAGCTATGGCCAGAACCAGCACACCGCCTACCACTGCCATGGAAACAAGGGTGATGACTGTCCCATTGGATTCCTGAGGAACCTTGGCTACCTGAGGAAGCCCTCGAGCATCcgttctctgcaaaaaaaaaaaaaaaaaccagaggAAGGTGGTGAGGAAGACAAACAGAGCAGACTGTTGTGCAGCAAAAGCGCTGTCTCCATTTATGAAGTCGGTAATCAAATCTGATCTGTGCAGCTTCAGGGGATGAGCTCTCACCGCTCTAACTCAAAGGTCATACATTGTATTGCAGCTGCAGATTTGATCCTGTGTAACAGCACAAGACAGCAGTGTGTGCTGGGTAAGCAGCTGAGGTCGAGCTCAGGAGATGGAAGTCTGAAGGGTCAGTGCAGTTTGTGCCTCATAAAGATcagcttttttaacatgttactgTTTAAATACAAgagatttaaatttgaaaaacctttaaaaaaaagacaggaaatgtGATCAGGAGGGTAATAAAACACATGTTTGGTTCTGTCTTCATGACATCCAATCACAACAGAAGTTGTATATCGGAATCGCGTTCCTCTGCTATGCAGAAATGCGAAAGACACGACTAATGCAGGGAGGCGCCGCACGAAAAGCCGATTATGAGGTCAGCAGCACTTGTTGTCATAGCACCTGCAATCTTGGATCCACATGGAAGGGAGGGGGGAGTCAGAACGCCATGGCAACAAGTGACAGCGGCGGTTGCAAAGTGTCATCTTGGTTATTAGCCGCGGTCACGCAAACCAAGACACACAGTCGAGCAAGAAATAAGATGATTGTGATTCCCGAGATAACAGCATGGAAATGGAACAAGACTTGAAGAAGAGATACTGTAATTGTAATCGGACTAAGTactaatttaacacaaaaagctaattttatgGGAGTTTTGACggcagagaaacaaacaaaaaaagattcaatttgaaatttggattaaattaaaactgacaaaattccttaaaaaagattacattattaataacatttagagaaataaatcacgaaaaagcaaaaaaaaattgtatatgtaaaatagaacaaaagaatattggtaaaaaaaaaaaagcaaacatttttcagGAGGGGGTAAATTTAGAAATTAGGACTGATGTGACTCATTCAGTCACCATCATCTCTGTGTACATACACAGATACATATtagatacatatatatatatatatatatatatattcattatgTCATTTCCAAAgagtttttacttgtttttggggcatttgtggaaaaaaacattaaagaaaaaaatatttattcattaattaataCACCTGAATTTACAGTTCAAGAAGGagctacacatttttttgttctaatttcaataaaataactgaaactgagaaaaacatgtttgcctaaaatatattatttaagaaattaaaattacCAAGTGAATCtagccacagagaaaaaaatatggcgctggaaaattaatagccggaagtccctcaCCCTGCTGGAGGCGgctacaaaaaaacataatttgtgctGGAAATCATTGGATGGAAGTCCTTTTTCCCTGTTTCCCACTCTCTTTGTGacctttttttgcagttttttctctGGGACACTCGCTGTcggctctgatcagctgattcacagagaaaaaaacatcacttgGGCGGCTTTTTCTCCGGAGGTAAACGGGTGTAGTTATACACTTGAACAcgtattgacttgaaagaaataaaacaattatctTTCCCAATTAAAGCTCATCTTGTACACTAAACTGcgagacagttacagtttattcacatttaaaagttgtgaaatttccACTTGTGGCTAGAGATTGTTTCTGGAGCCATCTTGCATGTGTTCAGAGGACGCCTTAAAAAATACTGACAGTTGTTACCTGTTAACAACCTACAGTGGACatataacaaaaatacaaaaaacgaTAAGTTTCTATTACCTCTCCCACACCAGTCTGTACAATTTTCAGGCCAGTCTCAGACTCCAGAAAGTTTTTCTCCGATACTGtcaagagaaaagaaaagaaaagaacgaTTTTCCCTCCATGCAGACTCGTGTGTATTAATACAATATAGGTGTTGATGTTCTGACCAGCTTTTGCGGCGACCTCTGCAGCTGTCATGTTGTGCTCATTCTGGCGAATGCGAAAGGTCAGAGCTGGACCGATCAcgctgcagacacagaaacaaacttGCTGGATGCAACAGAAAAGGGAATTTATCTGACACACCCACGCGCTGAAGCAGTGTTACCTGATGTTGATGAAGCTGCTGGTTGTCAGGTGTATTTTATCAGCCAGCAGCTCCAATAACTTCACTCCATCATAAAGACTCAGAGGACTAAGAGatgaaaaaagatcatttttgtaGGAaactgatttaatattttttagatttattttatcattaaagtTCTCACCTCCGATTTGTATAGATGTAGCCATACTCCTCTTTGGCACCGGCTCCTTCAACAACTGGCTCCTTAAAGTGGTGTTCAGGGGGGACCTGAGGGGGTGAGGGGGGGGAACCGGGACTTTTGGGAGGCGGTGAGGCTGGGATGGAAGCTGAGAAGGGATGCTGAGGGCTGTCGAGATGAAGAGTCTTCTCGGGCTTTGAAACACTTTGCTTTTTCAACAGCTGCAACTACAGAACATAAAAAGGACGACTGtcaaataagataaataaactATAATTGCTGCTGACAGCAGATAAAGAATGACTTACCTCTTTGATAGCAATGAGGTCTTTCTCGGTTGGATCTAAAAACAGAGAGTTTCagctataaaaatgtttaggaGGAGCGTGTTTTTACCAAATATTATGGCTCTACCTGTTTTTTCCTGGCCTTGCACCAGCTGCAGAATGACAGCCAGCTTGTAGAGCTGCTCCTGACTGAGCTCCCTGGGATCAATGTTGTACCTCTGCAGGACTAGCGACATCCTCTGAAGCAAGTCATCTAACACACAAAGCAACACATTCATGCATGCATATTTTCAGTCCCTTTGCAGAGCACACACCGTGCTgcatagattattttttttaaagtgaacatCAAATCTTACCATTGCTTCCCGATCGGGGGTTAAAGTCTTGAGATGTTTTCCTGCTCGGCAGACTTTGATGTAAACCTGCAGTATTGAGTTTTTTCTCTAAGGTGTAGTCGTCCACATCTACTGGCATCTCCAACTCAAAGTCCTCATAATAAGGCAGACCTGgtgataaaaaatgatttttttgtgttgcataTAATGCAAGTTTCCAATGAGTAttggttctttttatttatttaacaaagtgTCAATTTGATAGTTTTTATACAAGCGGTCCTATAAGAAATAATGATTAAGTTCTTGCACAAACACTTCCATATATCTGCTCAGATATTGCTATAGTAACCTACAGACAGTAGGATATTTATAATCACGACattttactaggtacattttgTGTGATAATATGCAGACTTTGAACAAACAAAGTCCAGGCAGAAAATGTTCCCTTCATGTTCattgtctgaaatgttaaaatttatGTTAACTCAGAAGAGTAATTTGTGTGaataaaacacatcaacaaaTATTCAAGCAGGAGtctaaagacttttatatcTGCAGAATTActcaaaaaaacccaaataactgcactttaaatgatccaggtgaatactcgattctgattggctgctgggtgtggctgcacacctaaaaaagaagcccaaatgttctatattcaaaacaaacttttcattCGACATCTAGACATAAACAACTGTGagagatgaactttctctctgaactgatgctttatttaacctatcatgATGATCAGCACTTATAACGCTTTCTTTTGCCGCTGCAGTCAAGGCTGTTGCCCGCTCAGCGATGTgttgtgttaccgtgacaacgggCCACACCATGTATGAAATAGCAATGTGAAAAAAGGCGATCTAttctgaaaaaacaagaataaagtactaaaaatagATTggatgattattt
This window contains:
- the ptprna gene encoding protein tyrosine phosphatase receptor type Na isoform X2; the encoded protein is MQHLKPWRALLLLAVLYQPATSEKYGCLFETKLCTRDQFCSDDGLFGQCRSSKQDLVQYQVSVPVLKRMQEVLKQLMLEGLSWQDDITQSILSKELKRVPHTTLPSKPNSSSSSHHSSQSKHYTPHHQSSKQGSPPPGGKYLDYMIVEPPQSQMHMQAAALDPYTYQQHRYQDEVERSLMAAGGGYARPPSRYQPGQRERERDRQLLQQALSLYLASAQPSHRHRGAASMAPAGLPYYEDFELEMPVDVDDYTLEKKLNTAGLHQSLPSRKTSQDFNPRSGSNDDLLQRMSLVLQRYNIDPRELSQEQLYKLAVILQLVQGQEKTDPTEKDLIAIKELQLLKKQSVSKPEKTLHLDSPQHPFSASIPASPPPKSPGSPPSPPQVPPEHHFKEPVVEGAGAKEEYGYIYTNRSPLSLYDGVKLLELLADKIHLTTSSFINISVIGPALTFRIRQNEHNMTAAEVAAKAVSEKNFLESETGLKIVQTGVGERTDARGLPQVAKVPQESNGTVITLVSMAVVGGVLVLAIAVACFKHYSHHVANGKLGLGPEGGAETHFDYQDCMGGASGGMAGSAIGTGAGGRRGTDTSRVSSVSSQFSDGPQHSPSSTHSSTPSWSEEPAQSNMDISTGHMILAYMEDHLRNKDRLQKEWEALCSYQAEPCSVAVAQTPNNMEKNRHAEALPYDHSRVKLKTEVNPNKQDYINASFIFDHDPRQPSYIATQGPLTHTVADFWQMVWENGCTVIVMMTALVEDGEKQSERYWPDEGSSLYHIYEVNLVSEHIWCKDFLVRSFYLKNVQTQETRTLTQFHLLSWPGDGIPTSTRPLLDFRRKVNKCYKGRSCPIIVHCSDGTSRSGTYILIDMVLNRMAKGVKEIDIAATLEHIRDQRPGLVRTKDQFEFALTAVAEEVNAILKALPQ
- the ptprna gene encoding protein tyrosine phosphatase receptor type Na isoform X1, whose product is MQHLKPWRALLLLAVLYQPATSEKYGCLFETKLCTRDQFCSDDGLFGQCRSSKQDLVQYQVSVPVLKRMQEVLKQLMLEGLSWQDDITQSILSKELKRVPHTTLPSKPNSSSSSHHSSQSKHYTPHHQSSKQGSPPPGGKYLDYMIVEPPQSQMHMQAAALDPYTYQQHRYQDEVERSLMAAGGGYARPPSRYQPGQRERERDRQLLQQALSLYLASAQPSHRHRGAASMAPAGLPYYEDFELEMPVDVDDYTLEKKLNTAGLHQSLPSRKTSQDFNPRSGSNDDLLQRMSLVLQRYNIDPRELSQEQLYKLAVILQLVQGQEKTDPTEKDLIAIKELQLLKKQSVSKPEKTLHLDSPQHPFSASIPASPPPKSPGSPPSPPQVPPEHHFKEPVVEGAGAKEEYGYIYTNRSPLSLYDGVKLLELLADKIHLTTSSFINISVIGPALTFRIRQNEHNMTAAEVAAKAVSEKNFLESETGLKIVQTGVGERTDARGLPQVAKVPQESNGTVITLVSMAVVGGVLVLAIAVACFKHYSHHVANGKLGLGPEGGAETHFDYQELCRQHMASKSSLCRQDCMGGASGGMAGSAIGTGAGGRRGTDTSRVSSVSSQFSDGPQHSPSSTHSSTPSWSEEPAQSNMDISTGHMILAYMEDHLRNKDRLQKEWEALCSYQAEPCSVAVAQTPNNMEKNRHAEALPYDHSRVKLKTEVNPNKQDYINASFIFDHDPRQPSYIATQGPLTHTVADFWQMVWENGCTVIVMMTALVEDGEKQSERYWPDEGSSLYHIYEVNLVSEHIWCKDFLVRSFYLKNVQTQETRTLTQFHLLSWPGDGIPTSTRPLLDFRRKVNKCYKGRSCPIIVHCSDGTSRSGTYILIDMVLNRMAKGVKEIDIAATLEHIRDQRPGLVRTKDQFEFALTAVAEEVNAILKALPQ